One Desulfobulbaceae bacterium genomic window carries:
- the trxA gene encoding thioredoxin — protein MADDKVKQVTDSDFDAEVLQSTLPCLVDFWAPWCGPCKAIGPVIAELAAEFDGKVAVAKMNVDDSPATPGKYGIRAIPTLILFKGGEVVDQITGAVGKVQLVAMLEKVS, from the coding sequence ATGGCAGATGATAAAGTAAAGCAAGTTACAGATAGTGATTTTGATGCTGAAGTTCTTCAGTCAACCCTTCCTTGTCTTGTTGACTTTTGGGCGCCTTGGTGCGGGCCGTGTAAGGCTATTGGGCCGGTTATAGCCGAACTGGCAGCGGAGTTTGATGGCAAGGTTGCTGTGGCAAAGATGAATGTTGATGACAGCCCTGCAACCCCTGGCAAGTACGGTATTCGCGCCATTCCGACCCTAATCCTGTTCAAAGGTGGTGAGGTTGTTGATCAAATCACAGGGGCAGTTGGCAAGGTTCAACTTGTTGCCATGCTTGAGAAGGTTTCGTAG